Genomic window (Leptospira bouyouniensis):
AGCAGAAGAGTCGTGATTTCCTTCGTCATACAGTATACAGTGGAGGGGCCACATGGAAAATCAGGACTTTAACGCAGAATCATTAGAATTGGCTCGGGATTTATTCCTTAAGGGCGAATATCCTAGTGAGGCTGAGTTGCAAGATCACCCACAACTTTGGGAGGCCTATTTATATTGTGAAGAGACTTTCTTCCATCAATTACGCAAGGAGGCAATCAAAGACAATTCCCTTGCGGAAAGATTTGCCCTCCAAAAGGCAGAATCCACACTCCACCGTGCCCAATTGCCCTTCCCAGGTTTCTTAAAAGAATACACAAAGAATAACCTCAATTCACCAGAAAAGAAAGACAGTCTCATTGTCCGCCTAACCCAGTCGGGGATACGGGTAATCGACAGCCTCATCGAATCTTTCCAAATCCATGAGAGTTTGGAGCTTGCTCCATCACTTCGGTCTGCTTCTGCTGAAGTTCGTTCGGATGACACGAGTTCTGTTATCTTCGAAGAGACGACAAAAGAAAACCAAAAGTTCTATTACCAAATTGTGAAGGAAAACGAAGGTGAAGTTTACCTTTCCGTAAAGGCTGAAGGAATTCACGGGTTCCAGCAGGTGAATTTACGAAGGGATGGAAGGTTCATTCTCTCTAACAAAATCAATTTGGACGGCAGTGCTAGTTTTTCAGGGTTAACCCCAGGCAGTTATACCATCGAGTTTGTAGGACCCAACCATTCAAAATCGTTTGACTTGTCTATTCTCCTAGGATAGCATTCATGAGAGAATGCTTTCTCTCATCATTGATCGTGTAGGCAATGTAAATATCTTCAATGTTTTGGAAGATAATTTACCTGTAGAAGAATCGCATATCCAATCTACGTTAGATGATGATTTAATTTTGGAATACTTGGGAGAGGTAGAACGACTTGTCCATGTATCACAATCCGTTTTATCAAAACCAAACCAGATTTTAAATGCAGATATATTACAAGACTTAAAGGTGTTAGGTGAGACCTTTTATCAACAGTTTTTCCCTACTTCCATCATTGAAAAATTAAAAAATACAAACAAACATAGCATCCATTTTAATATTGATCCCACACTTGCCCTTGTACCTTGGGAACTCTTACATGACGGAACTAGATTCCTTTCGGATAAATTTCGTGTAGGAAAAACGATCCGAGGTGGATTACATAGATCCACACACCATGAAAACCGAAAGATCAAAATGCTTATCATCGCTGATCCAACAGAAGACTTACCACATGCCCAAAAGGAAGGGGAGGTGTTGTTCTCTGTACTGAGTCAAAAAGTACCAAACCATCTTTTAGAATTAGAGTTTATCGGTGGCAAACAGGTCACAAAACTTAAGTTACTTTCACTTATCAAGGACAAACACATCATCCATTATTCCGGACACCTACATTTTTCAGATGACTCACTTGAAAATGGATGGTTATTGTCTGATGGAAAAGTTTTAAAAGCAAGAGAAATTAAATCTACAGGAATTGATACAGATTTAGTATTCTCTAACTCTTGTATGTCGGCAAAATCAGCAGGCAAAAAATTAAACACCAATATTCTAAATCAATACGCAGGTGCTTTTTTAACAGCTGGGATCAAAACGTTTGTTGGAACCAATTGGGAAATCTTAGACAATGAAAGGACAATAGATTTTACTGTACGATTTTATACTTATTTGTTTTCCGATAAATCAGTAGGTGAGTCCCTATTTCTTTCCAAGGAATTCGCACGAAGGAATTATCATGCCAACGATTTGACTTGGGCAAATTATTCATTATATGGAAATCCAGACTTTTCGATGTTTGTGAAAGATAGAAGGAATTTCCATTCAGCAAAGATTCTAAATCCAACTGCAGTCTTAGAATTTTATCCAACACCTATCTCGCTTGCGTATTCTAAATGTGCAAATTTAAACAAATCCAAAACAACTGATAAATCAAATCTTTTAAATTTGATTCGTTTGTTCGAAGCAATCAGTCAAGTAGTCGGAATGATTATTTTTAGTGATCATACTTCCCATGCAATGAACAAATCTATCCCAAATAATTTAGATGATGCGGTCACACTTAGAAAGTGGTGGGAGCTTGTTTATAGTTGTGTTTGGGATTTTCAAAAGTTAAAAATCACAAGTATATTTGATACTGCTCTTCCTGTTTTACATGAACAAAAAGAAACAATTTTTAAAATACTTGGATGGATGGAGGTTTGGGAACAAGCGGACATCAATTCCGAAGAGTTGGAGTCCTACCAAATCATTCTTCAATTTTTCTTAGAAAATATGTTACTCGAATTTGCTGAATTGGAACGAATTAGCATTTTACTAGTATCTGAAAACAACAATCCACATTTTTATTTTAAAGGGATCAAACCTTCTTATCTATTCCCTGTTTCTCATGGTTCCAAAGAAAAGATACTAGATCAGTTGTCTCATCAAAAAGGAAATTTGGTTTTGTTACACGAAAGTCGTAAAATGGTAATCCCTTTCCAAACTTATTTCAAAGAAAAAAAAGAAACTGGTGATTTGGAACTTGTGTTCAATGGACTCATCCCATTTGTGTTAGGAGCTAAGCAGAGTTGAGTTTATGCCATCCGGAAAAAGGGAATGTTTCCTGTGGCGCTTGTTGTGGACTTTTCAATTTAAAACTCACAACCAAAGAATATACAAACTTACTCTTAGAGCGAACCAACGAATTTAAAAAAACTGTCGATTTTAGTATTCGGCATAGTTTTCCCATTTATCGAAAGGATAGAGAAACAAAAGAAGGTTCCATTCCAAAAAAAGATGAGATGACTTATAATTGTCCATTTTTGGGTTATGTTGATGAAACCAAACATAGAATAGGTTGTATGATCCATCCTATCTTTACAGGTGATCCTAAAAGCCAAAATTTTTCTTTTTACGGAACGTCAATTTGCCAAGCATATGATTGTAAAACAAAAGAAGGTGCCCTTGCCGATTTATGGGAGGATTTGTTTGTTGAAATTGCAAAAGATTCAATTGAATTTTCTTTTTTATCAGCAGATCACATTTTTACATATGCTGTGGAAAAGTTTTTTGCACATTCGTTACTCAATACAGAAACCATGTTCCATTTAAACAGATTGGAGCTTATGGAATTATTTCGGATACGCTTAGAAACTTCTGCTTCAAAAAATTTTACATCATTTGAAATCAATTATGATATTTTTTTAACTTTGGAATCGGTAGAAAGGTATTTGTCTTCAGAACTTGGTTCGGAATGGAATCAGTGGAAATTAGAGTGGGAAAAGAAAAACCCGAATAGAGGTGAAGTATCCGGGTCTTTTGATAAGTGATTTGGATTATGCTTTTGATGTAACAGTTGCTACTTTTGCTTTTGCATCTGCTACGACAGTGTTTGCTTTTCCAATGATGGTTTCTACTTGAGAAAGTCCTTCTTGAACGTATTTTCTAAGGTTAACAGAAACTTCACTTTGGTCTTGAGCACCTTTCGCTGCTAAGTTTTGGAATTCTGCATTGATTGTAGAGAAAGCCTTTTCAGCCTCTACTTTTGCAGTATTCACTGCGCCTAAGATAAAGTTTAATCCGTCTTTTACTTGTTGTTCCATTTTCATTTCTCCTTTTTTCGGTTTTCTGTTGTGCAATGCACTATTCTTTTTTGTGCGATGCACATCAATCCGTCAACCTGTTTTTTCATTTTTTTCCCGCACCGCACAAAAAAAATGGAAAGATGTCCCAACCGGAATTTTTACCCATTCAGTGGAAATCCACATTTCTCTCCCTTCTCGACCAAAGGGCCCTCCCTGGGAAAAAGGAATTTTTGCAAATCCATACAGTTGAAGATACAATTGATGCGATTCGTGATATGGCTGTTAGGGGAGCGCCCGCCATTGCCATTTCAGGAATCTTTGGACTCACATTGGGTGCGAAAAAAAAATCTGGGAACATAATTCCGGAAGAAATTGATTCACTGATCAATCAAGTGTTTGAATCAAGGCCAACGGCAGTGAACTTAAGCTTTGCACTCCAAGAAGCAAAAAAACGGGTAGGGGAGGAAACTGATTGGGAATCAATCGCCAAAATTTGGGAATCATTTGCGTTGGAGATGATGGTTGATGACCTGAAAGCGAATCAGGCATTAGGACAAAATGGAGCAGAATTATTCCCCAAAGACCAAAATCAAATTCATATCATCACTCATTGTAATACGGGTGCATTAGCGACCGCAGGTCATGGTACAGCCCTTGGAGTGATCCGAAGTCTCCGCGACCAAGGAAAAAAAGTTGTGGTGTATGCAGATGAGACGCGGCCTTTCCTTCAGGGCTCAAGGCTCACCGCATTTGAGATGTTAGAAGAAGGCATTGAATGTTATATCATCACTGATGGAATGTCTGGATGGTTAATGAACCATCGAAAAATCGATGCCGTTCTTGTTGGATGTGATCGAGTTGCTGCAAATGGCGATACTGCAAATAAAATTGGGACTTACAATCTTGCGATAGTCGCACATGAACACAATGTACCATTTTATGTTTGTGCGACAAAGGATAGTTTTGATTTGAATTTAAAAACGGGTGATGAAATCCCTATCGAAATGCGAAAAGAATCAGAAGTTACACAATTTGATTTTTTAAAAACTGCCGATGGAAAGTATTTATTGCCTGAAGGAAAAACCTCACCCATAGGTGCAAGGGCTCTTAATCCTTCTTTTGACATAACAAAAGCAAAATTTATCAAAAACTTTATCACAGAAATGGGATGTTTTGTACCTGGGGAGATTTTAGTTCGTCTAAAAAGTGTATGACGGAAAATGCGATTTTAGGTGGTGGCTGTTTTTGGTGTACGGAGGCAGTTTATCTACGAATTCCAGGAATTAGTTCTGTAGTCTCTGGTTACGCGGGAGGAACAACACCTAATCCAAGTTATAAAGAAATTTGTACAG
Coding sequences:
- a CDS encoding CHAT domain-containing protein, with product MLSLIIDRVGNVNIFNVLEDNLPVEESHIQSTLDDDLILEYLGEVERLVHVSQSVLSKPNQILNADILQDLKVLGETFYQQFFPTSIIEKLKNTNKHSIHFNIDPTLALVPWELLHDGTRFLSDKFRVGKTIRGGLHRSTHHENRKIKMLIIADPTEDLPHAQKEGEVLFSVLSQKVPNHLLELEFIGGKQVTKLKLLSLIKDKHIIHYSGHLHFSDDSLENGWLLSDGKVLKAREIKSTGIDTDLVFSNSCMSAKSAGKKLNTNILNQYAGAFLTAGIKTFVGTNWEILDNERTIDFTVRFYTYLFSDKSVGESLFLSKEFARRNYHANDLTWANYSLYGNPDFSMFVKDRRNFHSAKILNPTAVLEFYPTPISLAYSKCANLNKSKTTDKSNLLNLIRLFEAISQVVGMIIFSDHTSHAMNKSIPNNLDDAVTLRKWWELVYSCVWDFQKLKITSIFDTALPVLHEQKETIFKILGWMEVWEQADINSEELESYQIILQFFLENMLLEFAELERISILLVSENNNPHFYFKGIKPSYLFPVSHGSKEKILDQLSHQKGNLVLLHESRKMVIPFQTYFKEKKETGDLELVFNGLIPFVLGAKQS
- a CDS encoding sigma-54 down-regulated protein; the encoded protein is MEQQVKDGLNFILGAVNTAKVEAEKAFSTINAEFQNLAAKGAQDQSEVSVNLRKYVQEGLSQVETIIGKANTVVADAKAKVATVTSKA
- the mtnA gene encoding S-methyl-5-thioribose-1-phosphate isomerase, whose translation is MSQPEFLPIQWKSTFLSLLDQRALPGKKEFLQIHTVEDTIDAIRDMAVRGAPAIAISGIFGLTLGAKKKSGNIIPEEIDSLINQVFESRPTAVNLSFALQEAKKRVGEETDWESIAKIWESFALEMMVDDLKANQALGQNGAELFPKDQNQIHIITHCNTGALATAGHGTALGVIRSLRDQGKKVVVYADETRPFLQGSRLTAFEMLEEGIECYIITDGMSGWLMNHRKIDAVLVGCDRVAANGDTANKIGTYNLAIVAHEHNVPFYVCATKDSFDLNLKTGDEIPIEMRKESEVTQFDFLKTADGKYLLPEGKTSPIGARALNPSFDITKAKFIKNFITEMGCFVPGEILVRLKSV